In the genome of Spirochaetaceae bacterium, one region contains:
- a CDS encoding DUF262 domain-containing protein, with protein sequence MNNITTIANLLTNTIAVPNYQRAYAWREWRDKGQLSQFIEDLEEHYKAITTAGLTTPYHFGHFLFEKNEDDNFYVIDGQQRLTTIVIFLAATSANLNNYNINLNKFSTIGYDNQFFIDYVMNKTKTNKDNLPTKSSQRIANAFDYFNKRLPYKVQEHIEALVDIVLKASCTTAQLVQNSMQAAQMFIFQNDRGLKVTILEKIKAQFMHKLHLFGSGQAAENINKLQQHFENIYKAQAIINIDEDTVLGWFARVWYGKLTPTINVHEEIMQTFNNEKFQGTKGVDFILRFCEQLEKCFNNLIYFYRDDSLNFPNIRSLIILEDESYLFMPFIIKAYNFNLPKADIDTLCNNFMALEVRRRLIGGKGYLHQRLGDVFNKFNDNSNDISPITDRIEVLKTMRSGQKIEINEFKIAGDYWNNTKIKEALEESVEDKEKVIKFILWQYETNNGDKCNYDYDELSLDYIRAKPGKNYTKFDLLGNYILLTPRNTVKGDSSFDKKKSSFIHLKQQLEIRDDHQLEVWDSEAIEKRHKKLVQFVLENL encoded by the coding sequence AACCATTGCCAACTTGCTAACAAATACCATTGCCGTACCTAATTACCAACGAGCCTATGCGTGGCGAGAATGGCGGGACAAAGGGCAGCTTAGCCAGTTTATAGAAGACCTTGAAGAACACTATAAAGCTATTACTACAGCAGGGCTAACTACTCCTTACCACTTTGGGCATTTTTTATTTGAAAAGAATGAAGATGATAATTTTTACGTAATTGACGGCCAACAAAGACTGACAACAATTGTTATATTTTTAGCTGCCACTTCAGCTAATTTAAATAATTATAATATTAATCTTAATAAATTTTCAACCATTGGTTATGATAATCAATTTTTTATTGACTATGTGATGAATAAAACCAAAACAAATAAAGACAATTTACCAACAAAATCATCACAGCGTATAGCTAATGCCTTTGACTATTTTAACAAAAGATTACCCTACAAAGTACAAGAACATATTGAGGCTCTTGTTGATATAGTTTTAAAAGCAAGCTGTACTACGGCTCAGTTGGTTCAAAATTCTATGCAGGCTGCTCAAATGTTTATTTTTCAAAATGATAGGGGGCTGAAAGTTACCATTCTAGAAAAAATAAAAGCCCAATTCATGCATAAGTTACATCTCTTTGGGAGTGGACAGGCCGCCGAAAACATTAATAAGCTCCAGCAACATTTTGAAAATATCTATAAAGCTCAAGCCATTATTAATATAGATGAAGATACCGTTTTGGGGTGGTTTGCCAGAGTTTGGTATGGAAAGCTTACACCTACAATTAATGTTCATGAAGAAATTATGCAAACATTTAACAATGAGAAATTTCAGGGAACAAAGGGTGTTGATTTTATCTTAAGGTTTTGTGAACAATTAGAAAAGTGTTTTAATAATTTAATTTATTTTTACAGAGATGATAGTTTGAATTTTCCCAATATACGTAGTTTAATCATTTTAGAAGACGAAAGTTATCTCTTTATGCCTTTTATTATTAAAGCCTATAACTTTAATTTACCTAAAGCTGACATTGATACTTTGTGCAATAATTTTATGGCTCTTGAAGTACGCAGACGCTTAATAGGCGGTAAAGGCTACTTGCATCAACGTTTAGGTGATGTGTTTAATAAGTTTAATGACAACAGTAACGATATAAGCCCTATTACAGACCGAATTGAAGTTTTAAAAACGATGCGAAGCGGTCAAAAAATAGAAATAAATGAATTTAAAATTGCTGGAGACTATTGGAATAACACCAAAATAAAAGAAGCCTTAGAAGAGTCTGTTGAAGATAAAGAAAAAGTTATTAAATTTATTTTATGGCAATATGAAACAAATAACGGTGATAAATGTAATTATGATTACGATGAGCTTTCATTAGATTATATTCGTGCTAAACCCGGTAAAAATTATACTAAATTTGACTTGTTGGGGAATTATATTTTATTAACTCCTCGAAACACTGTTAAAGGTGACTCTAGTTTTGACAAAAAGAAAAGCAGCTTTATTCATTTAAAGCAACAACTTGAAATTAGAGACGACCATCAATTAGAGGTGTGGGATAGCGAGGCCATTGAAAAACGCCATAAAAAATTAGTACAATTTGTGCTAGAGAACTTATAG
- a CDS encoding TfoX/Sxy family protein, whose amino-acid sequence MAWTKAPADMTDWLTTQMEHYPLQYRPMFGYPTWFYNGNMFSSVHGENIMLRLKPADQAAMMEAFDEVQPFVALNGKAMKDYVMFSADLFSETPELQKWFDKGFEHVKSLPVKEPKVKKSK is encoded by the coding sequence ATGGCATGGACAAAAGCCCCTGCGGATATGACCGATTGGCTTACCACACAGATGGAGCACTACCCGCTACAATACCGCCCCATGTTTGGTTACCCTACATGGTTTTACAACGGTAATATGTTTAGCAGCGTGCACGGCGAAAATATTATGCTACGTTTAAAACCCGCCGACCAAGCGGCCATGATGGAAGCTTTTGATGAGGTGCAGCCCTTTGTGGCCTTAAATGGTAAGGCCATGAAAGATTACGTGATGTTTAGTGCCGATTTGTTTAGTGAAACACCTGAACTGCAAAAATGGTTTGATAAAGGTTTTGAACATGTAAAAAGTTTGCCGGTTAAAGAGCCGAAGGTTAAAAAATCTAAGTAA
- the cas4 gene encoding CRISPR-associated protein Cas4 produces the protein MHNTDTYFLISGLQHFTFCRRRWALIYIEQVWADNALTIQGALMHEKAHNPLLTDKRGNVLISREMPIISHKHQMQGNCDIVEFIKADEGVPLFGREGLWQPTPIEYKKGKGRVSGGLCISHGHEADSRQLCAQAMCLEEMLCCKPIETAYIYYGEIKRREPVAITVELRQNVANLLAEMRNYYARGYVPKAKPAKHCDNCSLKEECLPNLAKRESVKSYLANMLSDDD, from the coding sequence ATGCACAACACCGACACCTACTTCCTCATCTCTGGCTTGCAACACTTTACCTTTTGCCGCCGCCGCTGGGCCTTAATTTATATAGAGCAAGTTTGGGCCGACAACGCCCTTACTATACAGGGCGCACTTATGCACGAAAAAGCCCATAACCCGCTTTTAACCGATAAACGAGGTAATGTACTCATTAGCCGCGAAATGCCCATTATCTCGCATAAGCACCAAATGCAGGGTAACTGCGATATTGTTGAGTTTATAAAAGCCGATGAGGGCGTGCCGCTATTTGGCCGTGAAGGGCTGTGGCAACCCACACCGATTGAGTATAAAAAAGGCAAAGGCCGAGTAAGCGGAGGGCTTTGCATATCGCATGGCCACGAGGCCGATAGCCGCCAACTGTGCGCACAGGCGATGTGCCTAGAAGAAATGCTGTGCTGTAAGCCCATCGAAACAGCCTATATTTATTATGGTGAAATTAAACGCCGTGAGCCTGTAGCCATTACTGTCGAGCTACGGCAAAATGTGGCCAATTTACTGGCCGAAATGCGTAATTACTACGCGCGGGGCTACGTACCCAAAGCCAAACCCGCTAAACATTGTGATAACTGCTCGCTAAAAGAGGAATGCCTGCCCAATTTAGCTAAAAGAGAAAGCGTAAAAAGTTATTTAGCGAATATGTTAAGTGATGATGATTAA
- a CDS encoding Uma2 family endonuclease, whose product MIEIGSFSTLKTDLGKKRAAYERAGVKENWVVRNPYFVHIFVLNNDGVYVESVHRNEASIKVHSFEGLTIDLNYLQK is encoded by the coding sequence GTGATAGAGATAGGCTCTTTTAGCACCCTTAAAACCGATTTAGGCAAAAAACGTGCTGCTTATGAGCGTGCTGGAGTAAAAGAGAATTGGGTGGTGCGTAACCCCTATTTTGTGCACATCTTTGTACTTAATAACGATGGTGTTTATGTAGAAAGCGTACACCGTAACGAGGCTAGCATTAAGGTACACAGCTTTGAAGGTTTAACCATTGATTTAAATTACTTACAAAAGTAA
- a CDS encoding Uma2 family endonuclease has protein sequence MSNIPLNKYLTLTDYFNLLLDERGKQELIDGILTMSPSPSSNHARMVRHLTKYLINYFDDKTCEFFADHDVQLFQDEPLIYRPDLLVVCDRSKITEQQILGAPDFIVEVGSPSTLNRDLTKKRTDYERAGVAEYWVMVSPVLVYTYCLNADGKFEETVHRNPKSIKVHSFDELVIDFSRLQQGM, from the coding sequence ATGAGCAATATCCCCCTTAACAAATACCTTACTTTAACCGACTATTTTAACCTACTTCTTGATGAACGCGGCAAACAGGAGCTTATAGATGGTATACTCACCATGTCTCCCTCTCCTAGCAGTAATCATGCCCGAATGGTGCGGCATTTAACAAAGTACCTTATTAATTATTTTGATGATAAAACCTGTGAATTTTTTGCCGACCACGATGTTCAGCTCTTTCAAGATGAGCCGCTTATTTACCGCCCCGACTTATTAGTTGTATGCGACCGCAGCAAAATTACCGAACAGCAAATATTAGGGGCTCCCGATTTTATTGTGGAAGTTGGTTCACCGTCCACCCTTAACAGAGATTTAACCAAAAAACGCACCGATTACGAACGCGCAGGCGTTGCCGAATATTGGGTAATGGTTAGCCCAGTGCTGGTTTATACATACTGCCTCAATGCTGATGGAAAATTTGAAGAGACCGTACACCGTAACCCCAAAAGCATAAAAGTGCATAGCTTTGATGAACTTGTTATCGATTTTAGCCGCTTACAACAAGGAATGTAA
- a CDS encoding Uma2 family endonuclease translates to MSSIPLNKYFTLQDYFSLPYKGNEEPRFELIDGIMMMSPSPSNKHQQIMLNLTRQLANFFDDKACQVFFEFDVKLFPRKATVYCPDLIVVCNSNQITEQYIDGPPNFIIEVGSPGTLHKDLTKKRTDYERAGVNEYWVVDGVYRVYTYLLNENNKYDEIIYEKQKEIPVKSFTGLTISFERLQKML, encoded by the coding sequence ATGAGCAGCATACCTCTTAACAAATACTTTACTTTGCAAGATTATTTTAGCTTACCTTATAAAGGCAATGAAGAGCCGCGTTTTGAGCTAATTGATGGAATAATGATGATGTCGCCATCGCCCAGTAATAAACATCAGCAAATTATGCTTAATTTAACTAGGCAGTTGGCCAATTTTTTTGATGATAAAGCTTGCCAAGTTTTTTTTGAATTTGATGTCAAACTCTTCCCTCGCAAAGCCACTGTTTATTGCCCAGATTTGATTGTGGTATGCAACTCAAACCAAATTACCGAGCAATATATAGATGGCCCGCCTAACTTTATCATCGAGGTAGGCTCACCCGGCACCCTTCATAAAGATTTAACCAAAAAACGCACCGACTACGAACGCGCAGGAGTAAACGAATATTGGGTAGTTGATGGCGTTTATCGTGTTTATACCTATCTGCTTAATGAAAATAATAAATATGATGAAATTATTTACGAAAAACAAAAAGAAATACCTGTTAAAAGCTTTACAGGCTTAACTATTAGCTTTGAACGCCTACAAAAAATGCTATAA
- the cas1c gene encoding type I-C CRISPR-associated endonuclease Cas1c: MKKLLNTLYVNQPDVYLSLDGENIVFLGVNNVEVNPRRPLHLFEGIVSFGYRGVSPALMGKCVEMGISLSFCKPSGRFLAEVSGEVRGNVLLRRKHYRIADDVEQSLSLAKVITAAKITNSRWVLERATRDHALQVDGEKITRAITSLKKAKDDALKSLTHEELMGIEGKAASSYFWAFDELILHSKEHFYFKERTKRPPMDNVNALLSFVYSLLTKEIASALIAVGLDPFVGFIHKERPGRHSLALDLIEELRAPVADRFVLTLINTRRVNAKGFTQKENGAVMMDENTRKTFLTAWQEHKKEQLTHPYLKEKISWGLVPHAQAQLLASYLRGDLDGYPPFLWK; this comes from the coding sequence ATGAAAAAACTTTTAAATACCCTTTATGTTAATCAACCCGATGTCTACCTATCATTAGATGGGGAAAACATTGTCTTTTTAGGGGTAAATAATGTCGAAGTAAATCCTCGCCGCCCGCTGCACTTATTTGAAGGCATTGTGAGCTTTGGTTACCGCGGTGTAAGCCCAGCCCTTATGGGCAAATGCGTCGAAATGGGCATTAGCCTCAGCTTTTGTAAGCCTAGTGGCCGTTTTTTAGCCGAAGTTAGCGGCGAGGTGCGTGGTAATGTGCTCCTAAGGCGCAAACATTACCGCATAGCCGATGATGTAGAGCAAAGTTTAAGTTTAGCTAAAGTTATTACCGCAGCCAAAATAACCAATAGCCGTTGGGTGTTAGAACGAGCCACTCGCGACCATGCCCTGCAAGTTGATGGTGAAAAAATTACTAGGGCCATTACCAGCTTAAAAAAGGCTAAAGATGATGCCCTAAAGAGCCTAACCCACGAAGAACTGATGGGTATAGAGGGCAAAGCTGCCAGCAGCTACTTTTGGGCCTTTGATGAACTTATCTTACATAGTAAAGAACATTTTTATTTTAAAGAGCGCACTAAACGCCCACCAATGGATAACGTTAATGCCCTACTCTCCTTTGTTTACAGCTTACTTACCAAAGAGATAGCCTCTGCTTTAATTGCGGTGGGATTAGACCCTTTTGTAGGTTTTATCCATAAAGAACGGCCGGGCCGCCACTCGCTGGCCCTTGATTTAATTGAGGAGTTACGCGCCCCAGTAGCCGATAGATTTGTACTTACCCTCATTAATACTCGCCGTGTAAATGCCAAAGGCTTTACGCAAAAAGAAAACGGTGCTGTGATGATGGACGAAAATACTCGTAAAACCTTTTTAACCGCTTGGCAAGAGCATAAAAAAGAACAGCTTACCCACCCTTATTTAAAGGAAAAAATTAGCTGGGGCTTGGTGCCCCATGCACAGGCTCAACTACTGGCTAGCTATTTACGCGGCGACCTTGATGGTTACCCGCCGTTTTTGTGGAAATGA
- the cas2 gene encoding CRISPR-associated endonuclease Cas2 — translation MLILIAYDVNTETPAGKRRLRQVAKVCVNYGQRVQNSVFECELDNALFIKVKHQLENIIDKETDSLRFYRLGNNPQIEHIGAKESYDPKGILII, via the coding sequence ATGCTAATACTCATAGCCTACGATGTAAACACCGAAACTCCAGCCGGCAAGCGCCGCCTAAGACAAGTGGCCAAAGTTTGTGTCAATTACGGTCAGCGCGTGCAGAATTCCGTTTTTGAGTGCGAACTTGATAACGCTTTGTTCATCAAAGTAAAGCATCAATTAGAAAATATCATTGATAAAGAAACCGACAGCCTGCGCTTTTACCGCTTAGGAAATAATCCACAAATTGAGCATATAGGTGCTAAAGAGAGTTATGACCCTAAGGGCATACTTATTATTTAA